A single region of the Microthrixaceae bacterium genome encodes:
- a CDS encoding acyl-CoA dehydrogenase family protein, producing MDFDDSPEQAEFRREARAWLDANAEVRDGESSMWRALRPQNDADDRWALQRARQWQATKYGGGYTGLHWPVEVGGRGLSPHIAGVFKQEESRYDVPANAFQVGVDMVGPTLIRHASKDLCRRHLDTTLRGDDFWCQLFSEPGAGSDLAGLTTRAFRDGDRFIVNGQKVWTTTAHWATHGLLLARTNPEAPKHKGITAFVVDMSTPGIDIRPLRQADGAEHFNEVFLTDVEIPADNVVGAVDDGWAVAHTMLSSERSAIAGGGMVQFDEILMLARDRDRGEDPLVRQDLARLYSYFEISRFLGYRVQTALSHGRTPGPESSVMKLHISRQYEFGGDVMMSILGAAAMSWGDSAPFGGFFQGVFMAQWAPRIGGGTDQIQRNIVGERVLGLAGEPRRDR from the coding sequence ATGGACTTCGATGATTCACCGGAACAGGCGGAGTTTCGTCGAGAGGCCCGCGCCTGGCTCGACGCGAACGCGGAGGTGCGCGATGGCGAGTCATCGATGTGGCGCGCGCTCCGCCCACAGAACGATGCCGACGATCGCTGGGCGTTGCAGCGGGCGCGGCAGTGGCAGGCGACCAAGTACGGGGGCGGCTACACCGGGTTGCACTGGCCGGTTGAGGTTGGTGGTCGCGGGCTGAGCCCCCACATTGCGGGTGTGTTTAAGCAAGAGGAGTCCCGCTACGACGTTCCGGCGAACGCGTTTCAGGTCGGCGTGGACATGGTCGGGCCCACGTTGATCCGCCATGCGTCGAAGGATCTGTGCCGCCGCCACCTCGACACGACGCTGCGTGGCGATGACTTCTGGTGTCAGCTCTTCAGCGAGCCCGGGGCGGGTTCGGATCTGGCCGGTCTGACCACCCGTGCGTTTCGAGACGGAGACCGCTTCATCGTCAACGGTCAGAAGGTCTGGACGACGACCGCCCACTGGGCAACCCACGGTCTTCTGTTGGCCCGGACCAATCCTGAGGCACCGAAACACAAAGGGATCACCGCCTTCGTGGTCGACATGTCGACGCCGGGAATCGACATTCGGCCGCTACGTCAAGCCGACGGCGCGGAGCACTTCAACGAGGTGTTCCTCACCGACGTGGAGATCCCCGCCGACAACGTCGTCGGAGCGGTTGACGATGGCTGGGCGGTGGCCCACACGATGTTGTCGAGTGAACGGTCGGCGATCGCTGGTGGGGGCATGGTCCAGTTCGACGAGATCTTGATGCTGGCGCGAGACCGCGACCGCGGCGAGGACCCGCTCGTTCGACAGGACCTCGCGCGCCTGTATTCATATTTCGAGATCTCTCGATTCCTCGGCTATCGGGTGCAGACGGCGCTGAGCCACGGACGCACACCTGGCCCGGAGAGTTCGGTGATGAAGTTGCACATCAGCCGCCAATACGAATTCGGCGGAGATGTGATGATGTCGATTCTCGGAGCTGCCGCCATGTCCTGGGGCGACAGCGCTCCGTTCGGCGGGTTCTTCCAAGGGGTTTTCATGGCGCAGTGGGCGCCGAGAATCGGGGGCGGAACGGACCAGATTCAACGCAACATCGTCGGTGAGCGAGTACTCGGACTGGCGGGGGAGCCGCGTCGCGATCGTTGA
- a CDS encoding magnesium transporter, translating into MARSDGSLGALRPDRLARRLVDLLGPTGGAARQSVSALALNSTTSFAAGAMLVGFQDTWHNLSPLLIMVPAAIGLRGNVFSTLGNRLSTAIHTGTFRVSFKRDSVLGQNLLVSFSLTLVMSVVLAAIAKVLGLALGTSQDISMLELTMVSGIGGLLGSIVVAAATVLLTIGAVRYEWDLDYLVAPTVSTLGDGITIPALWLAAQLVGGHNVDSFLGLLIIVSAVVIGIWTWRSALDLTRQVFRESLPVLFFALILSAFAGVVLQRQENLLAIVPAIGVLQPAFVSSAGALGGILCGRIATNLHIGLVSPTLMPGTQARLDASSIFGLAVPLLVFNVFGAWLATNLSGHAAAPGFWWLLLTSCLASVATLAFVATLAYYSTVGAWRFNVDPDTYGTPLVTASVDFVGTMALVVSAVALGLL; encoded by the coding sequence ATGGCGCGTTCCGACGGATCACTGGGGGCGTTGCGCCCTGATCGCCTCGCCCGGCGGCTGGTCGACCTACTCGGTCCGACCGGGGGCGCCGCGCGCCAAAGCGTCTCCGCGCTCGCCCTGAACTCGACGACAAGCTTCGCCGCCGGCGCGATGCTCGTCGGCTTTCAGGACACCTGGCACAACCTGTCACCGCTTTTGATCATGGTTCCGGCCGCAATCGGGCTTCGCGGCAACGTGTTTTCAACCCTCGGCAACCGTCTGTCGACCGCGATCCACACCGGCACCTTCCGCGTGTCGTTCAAGCGGGATTCCGTACTCGGCCAGAACCTGTTGGTGTCGTTCAGCCTGACGCTGGTGATGAGCGTCGTGCTGGCCGCGATTGCGAAGGTGCTCGGGCTGGCCCTCGGTACATCGCAGGACATTTCGATGCTCGAGCTCACGATGGTGTCGGGTATCGGTGGACTGCTCGGGTCGATCGTCGTCGCCGCCGCGACCGTCCTGTTGACCATCGGTGCCGTTCGTTACGAGTGGGACCTCGACTACCTCGTCGCGCCGACGGTGTCGACCCTCGGCGACGGCATCACGATTCCGGCGTTGTGGCTCGCCGCACAACTCGTCGGTGGCCACAACGTCGACTCGTTCCTGGGACTTCTCATCATCGTTTCCGCGGTTGTTATCGGCATCTGGACATGGCGCTCGGCGCTCGACCTGACCCGTCAGGTGTTTCGCGAGTCGCTTCCGGTGTTGTTTTTCGCACTGATCCTGAGCGCGTTCGCCGGCGTCGTGTTGCAGCGCCAGGAGAACCTGCTGGCCATCGTTCCCGCCATCGGCGTTCTGCAGCCGGCGTTCGTGTCATCGGCGGGAGCCCTCGGCGGGATTCTCTGTGGCCGCATCGCCACCAACCTCCACATCGGCCTCGTCTCACCGACGTTGATGCCCGGCACACAGGCCAGACTCGATGCCTCCTCCATCTTCGGGCTCGCCGTGCCGCTGCTCGTGTTCAACGTGTTCGGAGCCTGGCTCGCAACCAACCTTTCCGGCCACGCTGCTGCGCCTGGCTTCTGGTGGTTGTTGCTCACGAGTTGCCTGGCGTCGGTCGCAACCCTCGCGTTCGTCGCCACCCTCGCGTACTACTCAACCGTCGGAGCGTGGCGCTTCAACGTCGACCCCGATACCTACGGGACACCGTTGGTCACCGCCTCGGTCGACTTTGTCGGAACGATGGCACTCGTCGTGTCCGCCGTTGCGCTCGGGTTGCTGTAG
- a CDS encoding nitronate monooxygenase family protein produces MKNELCERLGIEFPIFAFTHCRDVVAAVSNAGGLGVLGAVGYTPEQLETELAWIDEHVGDKPYGVDIVIPMKYEGMDADMDPDALQDMLRDMIPAEHRAFVKKLLADHDVPELPDGEYPELIGWTEATAGPQVEIALSHPKVKLIANALGTPPADIVKEIQDSGRLVAALCGSVKHAIGHKEAGIDIVIAQGGEGGGHTGDVGSIVLWPQVADAIAPTPMLAAGGIGSGRQMAAAMAMGAAGVWTGSLWLTVEEADLPPAQMQQLLDATSRDTVRSRSFTGKPCRMLRNEWTDAWENPENPQPLGMPLQFMITGEAVARGHHYPEQAAKVQFNPVGQVVGMMNKVRRTRDVIFEMVEEYIDASGRLQESLSE; encoded by the coding sequence ATGAAGAACGAGCTCTGCGAACGCCTCGGGATCGAGTTCCCGATCTTTGCCTTCACTCACTGTCGCGACGTTGTCGCTGCCGTCTCCAACGCCGGGGGTCTCGGCGTGCTCGGCGCCGTGGGCTACACACCTGAACAGCTCGAAACCGAGCTGGCGTGGATCGACGAACACGTCGGTGACAAGCCCTACGGCGTCGACATCGTCATCCCGATGAAGTACGAGGGGATGGACGCCGACATGGATCCCGACGCGCTTCAGGACATGTTGCGCGACATGATCCCCGCCGAGCACCGGGCGTTCGTCAAGAAGCTTCTCGCCGATCACGACGTCCCAGAGCTCCCCGACGGCGAGTATCCCGAACTGATCGGTTGGACCGAGGCGACCGCCGGCCCGCAGGTGGAGATCGCGCTGTCGCATCCCAAGGTGAAACTCATCGCCAACGCGCTCGGAACCCCTCCCGCCGACATCGTCAAGGAGATCCAAGACAGCGGCCGTCTCGTCGCCGCGCTGTGCGGTTCGGTCAAGCACGCGATCGGCCACAAGGAAGCCGGCATCGACATCGTCATCGCCCAGGGCGGCGAGGGCGGCGGGCACACCGGCGACGTCGGTTCGATCGTGTTGTGGCCACAGGTTGCGGACGCGATCGCCCCGACCCCGATGCTGGCGGCGGGCGGCATCGGTTCCGGTCGCCAGATGGCAGCTGCCATGGCGATGGGCGCAGCTGGTGTGTGGACCGGATCGTTGTGGCTGACCGTCGAGGAAGCCGACCTCCCCCCGGCGCAGATGCAACAGCTCCTCGACGCGACCAGCCGTGACACCGTGCGCAGCCGCAGCTTCACCGGCAAGCCGTGCCGGATGCTGCGCAACGAGTGGACCGACGCGTGGGAGAACCCCGAGAACCCGCAGCCACTCGGCATGCCGCTGCAGTTCATGATCACCGGTGAGGCGGTCGCCCGAGGGCACCACTACCCCGAACAGGCGGCGAAGGTGCAGTTCAACCCGGTCGGCCAGGTCGTGGGCATGATGAACAAGGTGCGCCGTACCCGCGACGTCATCTTCGAGATGGTCGAGGAGTACATCGATGCCTCCGGCCGTCTCCAGGAGTCGTTGTCGGAGTAG
- a CDS encoding endonuclease/exonuclease/phosphatase family protein has protein sequence MTSQRPALGNVATYNIHHGAPPKLMAARPGWLRAVRGLDADILAVQEVDRFNPRSGFVDQVRLIARATGLCPVFARTRRMFGVGQYGHALLCREAPSAVELVKLPEFGGERRLAILAALRLAGAPISVAAVHLHNEPRVASAQLEVVVERLLRRPGPHLLIGDLNLGPGRIGGRLQLAGLSAVGSPHTFPSWEPKRQIDWIVGSGLDVGPVWVGAAATSDHLPLLAEVRKHDASDVPSDLLGGP, from the coding sequence ATGACGTCGCAGCGCCCCGCCCTTGGCAACGTAGCGACCTACAACATCCACCACGGTGCCCCACCAAAGCTGATGGCGGCGCGCCCTGGTTGGCTGCGAGCCGTGCGCGGCCTCGACGCCGACATCCTCGCCGTGCAGGAGGTCGACCGCTTCAACCCTCGGAGCGGATTCGTCGATCAGGTCCGCCTGATCGCGCGCGCCACCGGCCTGTGCCCAGTCTTTGCCCGAACCCGCCGGATGTTCGGCGTTGGGCAATACGGACATGCGCTGTTGTGCCGCGAGGCACCGAGCGCCGTCGAACTCGTCAAGCTGCCGGAGTTCGGCGGGGAGCGGCGGCTGGCGATTCTTGCGGCGCTCCGGCTCGCCGGCGCGCCGATCAGCGTCGCCGCGGTGCACCTCCACAATGAACCCAGGGTGGCCTCAGCCCAACTGGAGGTCGTCGTGGAACGGCTGTTGCGACGCCCCGGACCACATCTGCTGATCGGAGATCTGAACCTCGGCCCCGGTCGGATCGGCGGCCGCCTGCAACTGGCCGGGTTGAGCGCGGTCGGGAGCCCGCACACCTTTCCGAGTTGGGAGCCGAAGCGGCAGATCGACTGGATCGTCGGCTCCGGACTCGACGTCGGACCGGTGTGGGTGGGGGCGGCGGCGACGAGCGATCACCTGCCGTTGCTCGCCGAGGTACGCAAACACGATGCCTCTGACGTGCCCTCAGACCTCCTCGGGGGTCCTTGA